One window of the Trifolium pratense cultivar HEN17-A07 linkage group LG2, ARS_RC_1.1, whole genome shotgun sequence genome contains the following:
- the LOC123905608 gene encoding uncharacterized protein LOC123905608 isoform X1, giving the protein MEVEIEKKQRVESVDGKLYVATSLAEKQEVRTARKPHSRNKDKEVAKPEDKNVEVDKPEDKNVEVDKPEDKNEASSDSSGFVEWKMYIFTAEEEEMIRNQK; this is encoded by the exons ATGG aagttgaaattgaaaagaaGCAAAGAGTAGAGAGTGTAGATGGAAAGCTTTATGTGGCAACCAGCCTCGCTGAGAAGCAAGAAGTAAGAA cTGCTAGGAAGCCCCATTCAAGAAACAAAGACAAAGAAGTTGCTAAGCCAGAAGACAAAAACGTAGAAGTTGATAAGCCAGAAGACAAAAACGTAGAAGTTGATAAGCCAGAAGACAAAAACGAGGCGTCTTCTGATTCTAGTGGTTTTGTGGAGTGGAAGATGTACATCTTTACCGCAGAGGAAGAG GAGATGATCAGGAATCAGAAGTGA
- the LOC123905608 gene encoding uncharacterized protein LOC123905608 isoform X2: MEVEIEKKQRVESVDGKLYVATSLAEKQEVRTARKPHSRNKDKEVAKPEDKNVEVDKPEDKNEASSDSSGFVEWKMYIFTAEEEEMIRNQK; this comes from the exons ATGG aagttgaaattgaaaagaaGCAAAGAGTAGAGAGTGTAGATGGAAAGCTTTATGTGGCAACCAGCCTCGCTGAGAAGCAAGAAGTAAGAA cTGCTAGGAAGCCCCATTCAAGAAACAAAGACAAAGAAGTTGCTAAGCCAGAAGACAAAAACGTAGAAG TTGATAAGCCAGAAGACAAAAACGAGGCGTCTTCTGATTCTAGTGGTTTTGTGGAGTGGAAGATGTACATCTTTACCGCAGAGGAAGAG GAGATGATCAGGAATCAGAAGTGA